In the Desulfatiglans anilini DSM 4660 genome, one interval contains:
- a CDS encoding M55 family metallopeptidase, protein MRGDDLKIPNRVKESIDTGIGAKHPVDMKTSEGLEPLCSEQGRGSAKYPCSMETSEKRMADPDCPDTPHWRRILIIADIEGSSRCINRNAAAFLTREWALACRGMSLDVAAVVNALFRAGVEEIRVKDFHRTAWNLFPGEIPAKARVIQGYRPGPVPGIGDPGGAEAVMFLGMHAASGTDGFLAHTLTSRISSIVVNGRLLSEVELFAASLAPYGVRPVFFSGCPVACRNAEEAVRGIQTFPFPKGAPPPDVSAWRKGLAEAAVAALSNLCTSPFQPPGPVHAAVTLRDGPDAARKAALRWGFHFEGGRILLRAQEMNQLYLQLIRLCYLTPAIEKILPWALPAYNLWGRLGCLWARRVSTRSEAPP, encoded by the coding sequence TTGCGTGGAGACGACCTGAAGATCCCTAACCGTGTCAAGGAGTCGATCGACACCGGGATCGGCGCAAAACACCCTGTCGATATGAAAACCAGCGAGGGGCTCGAACCTCTTTGTTCAGAGCAGGGGCGCGGGAGCGCAAAATACCCTTGCAGCATGGAAACCAGCGAAAAGCGGATGGCCGATCCTGACTGCCCGGATACCCCGCATTGGAGGCGCATCCTCATCATCGCCGACATCGAGGGGAGTTCACGCTGCATCAACCGGAACGCGGCCGCTTTCCTGACCCGCGAGTGGGCGCTGGCCTGCCGGGGGATGAGCCTCGACGTCGCGGCCGTCGTAAACGCCCTCTTTCGCGCCGGGGTGGAGGAGATCCGGGTGAAGGATTTCCATCGCACCGCCTGGAACCTTTTTCCAGGGGAAATTCCTGCGAAGGCCCGGGTGATCCAGGGGTATCGGCCGGGCCCGGTGCCGGGGATCGGCGACCCCGGCGGAGCGGAGGCCGTGATGTTCCTGGGAATGCATGCCGCCTCGGGTACGGACGGCTTTCTAGCCCATACGCTCACCTCGAGGATTTCCTCGATTGTGGTGAACGGCCGCCTTTTGAGCGAGGTGGAGCTGTTCGCGGCTTCCCTCGCCCCTTACGGTGTGAGGCCCGTTTTCTTTTCGGGCTGCCCGGTGGCCTGCCGGAACGCCGAGGAGGCCGTCCGCGGAATCCAAACATTCCCCTTCCCAAAGGGTGCGCCGCCCCCGGATGTAAGTGCCTGGCGCAAGGGGCTTGCGGAGGCCGCAGTCGCCGCCCTTTCGAATCTTTGCACCTCCCCGTTCCAGCCGCCCGGCCCCGTCCACGCTGCAGTCACTCTGCGGGACGGCCCGGATGCGGCGCGCAAAGCAGCTCTTCGGTGGGGTTTCCATTTCGAAGGCGGCCGGATCCTACTCCGGGCTCAGGAAATGAACCAGCTCTACCTCCAACTCATCCGCCTGTGTTACCTGACACCGGCCATCGAGAAGATCCTCCCGTGGGCGCTCCCTGCCTACAATCTCTGGGGGCGCCTCGGATGCCTGTGGGCGAGGCGGGTCAGCACGCGGTCGGAAGCGCCGCCCTGA
- a CDS encoding NFACT RNA binding domain-containing protein, translating to MKPDEEAHLHRYELPGGWVVLAGRTDRDNEILSLKIAAPNDWWFHVRGVPGSHVILRARAGEDPDRGTLKQAAAIAAYHSKARYAGDVAVSCTRARYVGKPPGAKPGTVSIRKESIIKVRPSLPEEGSVN from the coding sequence ATGAAACCCGATGAAGAAGCGCATCTCCACCGCTATGAACTGCCCGGCGGGTGGGTCGTCCTGGCCGGGCGCACCGACCGGGACAACGAGATCCTGAGCCTCAAAATCGCCGCGCCCAATGACTGGTGGTTCCACGTCCGCGGCGTGCCCGGCAGCCACGTGATCTTGAGAGCACGGGCGGGCGAGGATCCGGACCGGGGAACCCTCAAACAGGCGGCGGCGATCGCCGCCTATCACAGCAAGGCCCGCTATGCCGGAGATGTGGCGGTGTCCTGCACGCGGGCCCGCTACGTGGGAAAGCCGCCGGGGGCCAAACCGGGTACGGTCAGCATCCGCAAGGAAAGCATCATCAAGGTCCGCCCGTCCCTCCCGGAGGAAGGCTCCGTGAACTGA
- a CDS encoding PaaI family thioesterase has translation MRRLNPDHVQTLAERVNTCPFFELMSMQLDSFDAGASRLEIALKEKHLQPYGIVHGGVTAAIVDAAAFWAVYACVEEGVGLTTVDIKVNYLAPISAGKMIGRGRCIKAGRTICLADAAIETPEGLLIAHGTATMMVLSSMKLAGQETLPPKFIDE, from the coding sequence ATGCGAAGATTGAATCCCGATCATGTTCAAACCCTGGCAGAACGGGTCAACACCTGCCCGTTTTTCGAGCTCATGTCCATGCAGCTCGACTCCTTCGACGCGGGCGCATCGCGCCTGGAGATCGCCCTGAAGGAAAAACACCTCCAGCCCTACGGCATCGTCCACGGCGGCGTGACAGCGGCGATCGTCGACGCAGCGGCCTTCTGGGCGGTGTATGCCTGCGTGGAGGAGGGCGTCGGCCTCACCACCGTCGACATCAAAGTCAACTATCTCGCCCCCATATCGGCGGGCAAGATGATCGGCCGGGGGCGCTGCATCAAGGCAGGCCGGACCATCTGCCTCGCGGACGCCGCCATCGAGACCCCCGAGGGACTCTTGATCGCACATGGGACCGCCACCATGATGGTCCTGTCCTCCATGAAACTGGCCGGACAGGAAACCCTGCCGCCCAAATTCATCGATGAGTGA
- a CDS encoding B12-binding domain-containing radical SAM protein yields the protein MRISLVFPPFYLEPMYNLPPLGLVNLATALKETPHEVSCLDFVLEIRTGGLRLGPHIYDDCAERILSESPDLVGFSAQCTTYPAVLQICRRLKARRRDLKIVLGGHNAAFADEWTLEGFPEVDAVVRGEGERTFCDLVAQYAAGGRGEGVEGVTWRDGGRFMRNPDRDLVAHLDELPYPDYGCLPPLEMYRRACNLPRSIAILEAGRGCPHRCVYCSEARMWRGRVRTYSVERLVGEMEKVHRLYGAECFLLAYDQFTASRSFVEGFCRLVLERGLERIPWYCISRLDSVDRELLALMREAGCESMCYGIDSGSKKTLAFIRKRIDHGILYQRVVETAEQGIIPTLSFVIGFPEEEREDVDATLTLALRAGIVGNNNPLIQLPTVLPGTELHARYADRLVREVDTYFALGLEFDAGRRLEADEAMIDAHPLLFSSFYNLPTRARPLAELNAVASYFPLMVRLLPKTFLLLGLELEISVSDLFMDWLEWLRLRTAREAWSLSPQDCYRHFEPFVIERLGPRKTVRIPHLKDILKYEMLSLEAGKHISNKTHFDIDLNRLSDLTPKRDQGIVIGGFDFDLPVIIMDLKSGIFDKVYQPQETLLAFRQEDDMLEVNEINAFGRDFLALCDGGSPLKTIARELYDRYGQGMTREGFLKSCEEALEMLARSHLVEFRS from the coding sequence ATGAGGATCAGCCTGGTCTTTCCCCCCTTTTATCTGGAGCCCATGTACAATCTCCCCCCGCTGGGGCTGGTCAATCTGGCGACCGCCTTGAAAGAAACGCCCCACGAGGTGAGTTGTCTCGATTTCGTTCTCGAAATTCGGACAGGCGGCCTGAGATTGGGGCCGCACATCTACGATGACTGCGCAGAGCGCATCCTGTCCGAATCGCCGGATCTCGTGGGGTTTTCGGCTCAGTGCACCACCTACCCGGCGGTGCTTCAGATCTGCCGGCGGCTCAAAGCTCGACGCCGGGATCTCAAGATCGTCCTTGGAGGGCACAATGCGGCCTTCGCCGACGAGTGGACGCTGGAGGGGTTTCCCGAGGTGGATGCGGTGGTCCGCGGCGAAGGCGAACGGACCTTTTGCGATCTGGTCGCGCAATATGCAGCCGGAGGGAGAGGTGAAGGAGTCGAAGGCGTGACCTGGCGCGACGGTGGCCGCTTTATGCGGAATCCGGACCGGGATCTGGTCGCACACTTGGATGAGCTGCCTTATCCGGACTACGGCTGTCTCCCGCCGCTCGAAATGTACCGGCGGGCCTGTAACCTGCCGCGCAGCATCGCCATCCTGGAGGCGGGACGGGGCTGCCCTCACCGCTGCGTGTATTGCTCCGAGGCGCGCATGTGGCGCGGACGTGTGCGGACCTATTCCGTCGAACGCCTGGTGGGGGAGATGGAGAAGGTCCATCGCCTTTACGGGGCGGAGTGTTTTCTCCTGGCCTATGATCAGTTCACAGCGAGCCGGTCCTTTGTGGAAGGATTCTGCCGGCTGGTATTGGAAAGGGGCCTGGAGCGCATCCCGTGGTACTGCATCTCGCGCTTGGACAGTGTCGACCGGGAGCTGCTGGCCCTCATGCGCGAGGCAGGCTGCGAAAGCATGTGCTACGGGATCGACTCGGGCTCCAAAAAGACTTTGGCCTTCATCCGCAAACGGATCGACCACGGCATCCTCTATCAGCGTGTCGTGGAAACGGCCGAGCAGGGCATCATCCCTACGCTCAGTTTCGTCATCGGTTTTCCGGAAGAGGAAAGGGAGGATGTCGACGCCACGCTGACGCTCGCACTGCGGGCGGGCATCGTCGGCAACAACAATCCGCTGATCCAGCTGCCGACGGTCCTGCCCGGGACTGAGCTGCACGCCCGTTATGCGGATCGGCTGGTGCGGGAGGTCGACACCTACTTCGCGCTCGGTCTCGAATTCGACGCGGGGCGGAGGCTCGAAGCGGACGAAGCGATGATCGATGCGCATCCGCTGCTCTTCAGCAGCTTTTACAACCTGCCCACCCGTGCGCGTCCGCTCGCGGAGTTGAATGCCGTCGCGAGCTACTTTCCCCTGATGGTGAGGCTTCTGCCGAAGACCTTCCTGCTCCTCGGTCTGGAACTGGAGATCTCCGTCTCCGATCTGTTCATGGACTGGCTGGAATGGCTGCGGCTTCGAACGGCCAGAGAGGCGTGGAGCCTGTCTCCCCAGGACTGTTATCGCCATTTCGAGCCGTTTGTCATCGAGAGGCTGGGGCCTCGCAAAACGGTCCGGATTCCTCACCTGAAGGACATCCTGAAATATGAGATGCTGTCGCTCGAGGCCGGCAAACACATTTCTAACAAAACCCATTTCGATATCGATTTGAACCGGTTGTCCGATCTGACACCGAAAAGGGATCAGGGAATCGTGATCGGCGGGTTTGATTTTGATCTCCCCGTGATTATAATGGATCTGAAATCCGGGATCTTTGACAAGGTCTACCAACCCCAGGAGACGCTGTTGGCCTTCAGGCAGGAAGACGATATGCTGGAAGTCAACGAGATCAATGCGTTTGGCAGGGATTTCCTGGCGCTTTGCGACGGCGGTTCACCCCTGAAAACGATCGCGCGGGAACTTTACGATCGTTATGGCCAGGGCATGACCCGTGAGGGATTTCTGAAATCCTGTGAAGAAGCGCTCGAAATGTTGGCTCGGAGCCACCTCGTTGAATTCAGGAGCTGA
- a CDS encoding class I SAM-dependent methyltransferase, giving the protein MKTRMLDILICPGCLPEERPLTLEARERGLEGEVVDGDLFCPGCGARYAVLEGIALLVPDGGAAVERSVQAEARYESAAAVAAYLWSHYLDLLEETAEPTAYAAWGGMLSGAEGLFLDAGCAVGRLAFAMSGRFDFSVGVDLSYRFVKTARRLMHTRSITFDLPLEGRLCEQRAFHLPAEWKPERVEFLVADAARLPFRSDVFAGLASLNLVDKMPKPLDHLREMDRVARAAQAEWLFSDPFSWSTDVAKESDWLGGTESGRFAGRGLENVCALLRGDGQELRPWRIERPADVWWRIRNHENHFETIRSRTVKAKR; this is encoded by the coding sequence ATGAAGACCCGGATGCTGGATATTCTGATTTGCCCGGGATGCCTGCCGGAGGAGAGGCCGCTTACCCTGGAGGCGCGGGAGCGGGGTCTGGAAGGCGAAGTGGTCGACGGGGACCTGTTTTGCCCTGGGTGCGGTGCGCGCTATGCCGTATTGGAGGGAATCGCCCTCCTGGTGCCGGATGGAGGCGCAGCGGTCGAGCGCTCGGTCCAGGCGGAGGCCCGCTACGAAAGCGCTGCGGCCGTGGCTGCCTACCTGTGGAGCCATTACCTGGACCTGCTCGAAGAGACGGCCGAGCCGACGGCCTATGCAGCGTGGGGGGGGATGCTGAGCGGCGCGGAGGGCCTTTTTCTGGATGCCGGATGCGCCGTGGGGAGGCTCGCCTTCGCCATGAGCGGTCGTTTCGATTTTTCGGTGGGGGTCGACCTGTCTTACAGGTTCGTCAAGACCGCTCGCCGGCTGATGCACACCCGGTCGATCACCTTCGACCTTCCCCTGGAGGGGCGATTGTGTGAGCAGAGGGCATTCCATCTGCCGGCGGAGTGGAAGCCGGAGCGGGTGGAGTTCCTGGTGGCCGATGCCGCGCGCCTTCCCTTTCGTTCTGATGTCTTTGCGGGGCTCGCGTCCCTCAACCTGGTCGACAAGATGCCGAAGCCGCTGGACCACCTTCGCGAGATGGATCGGGTGGCCAGGGCCGCGCAGGCGGAGTGGCTCTTTTCCGATCCCTTCTCCTGGTCGACCGACGTCGCAAAGGAAAGCGACTGGCTGGGCGGGACGGAAAGCGGCCGTTTCGCCGGAAGGGGTCTGGAAAACGTATGCGCCCTTCTGCGTGGGGACGGACAGGAACTGAGGCCCTGGCGGATCGAGCGGCCGGCGGATGTCTGGTGGCGCATCCGCAACCACGAGAATCACTTCGAAACGATCCGGAGCAGGACCGTCAAGGCGAAGCGATAG
- a CDS encoding alkaline phosphatase family protein, translating into MKIVLVLLDGLGDRSYPSLQDRTPLQAAQTPNLDRLAALGSNGLFHASCPGECLPSEIAHHLIFGYAREAFPGRGLLEGVGASVPFQDQDVLCLAHLSHVRLVDGIPILTVSHKTIDLDPEERNALYAALSPYESGPIRIELHRTYGNNGILVLKGPVSPFVSDSDPMLRGCSMARIHPLADNPEPERAERTARALNDYLRHCHAVLSRHPINRGRLASGRAPANFLATQRSGRRIRQEPFPQKWGMTARLIGSGAVFAGLAHELGLDFTPEKDTAAPGEDLRRRVRMALDDGFHDFIHVHTKAPDEAAHRGDPLAKKRIIQDLDGALSEALDAVTTRGDLLLAVTADHSTPCESRLIHSGEPVPVALAGQGVRRDAVVRFDEISAAAGCLGFLRGGELLLTLLNYADRSALVSHCLGPARRPFFPTDYAPFDIGNPPAAD; encoded by the coding sequence ATGAAAATCGTACTCGTCCTGCTGGACGGCCTCGGGGATCGGTCCTACCCGTCCCTTCAGGACAGGACGCCGCTTCAGGCCGCCCAGACACCGAATCTCGACCGGCTCGCCGCCCTCGGGAGCAATGGACTCTTCCACGCCTCCTGCCCGGGGGAATGCCTCCCCAGCGAGATCGCGCACCACCTGATCTTCGGTTATGCAAGAGAGGCCTTTCCCGGCCGGGGGCTTCTCGAAGGGGTGGGGGCGTCGGTGCCTTTCCAGGACCAGGACGTGCTTTGTCTCGCCCATCTCTCCCATGTCCGCCTCGTAGATGGGATCCCGATCCTCACGGTTTCGCACAAAACCATCGACCTGGACCCGGAGGAGCGGAATGCCCTGTACGCGGCCCTGTCGCCATACGAATCCGGCCCCATCCGGATCGAGCTGCACCGGACGTACGGGAACAACGGCATCCTGGTCCTCAAGGGCCCCGTGTCCCCCTTCGTGTCGGATTCGGACCCGATGCTGCGGGGCTGCAGCATGGCCCGCATCCACCCGCTCGCGGACAACCCGGAGCCCGAACGCGCCGAGCGCACGGCGCGGGCCCTGAACGACTACCTCCGTCACTGCCACGCCGTGTTATCCCGGCATCCGATCAACCGCGGCCGCCTCGCCAGCGGCCGCGCCCCTGCCAATTTTCTGGCCACGCAGCGTTCCGGCCGGCGCATCCGGCAGGAGCCTTTTCCCCAAAAGTGGGGGATGACCGCCCGCCTGATCGGCTCGGGCGCGGTTTTTGCGGGCCTGGCCCACGAACTCGGCCTCGATTTCACCCCCGAGAAGGACACCGCCGCCCCCGGCGAGGATCTGCGGAGGCGGGTCCGCATGGCCCTCGACGACGGCTTTCATGATTTCATCCACGTGCACACGAAGGCCCCCGACGAGGCCGCCCACAGGGGGGACCCCCTCGCAAAGAAGCGGATCATTCAAGACCTCGACGGGGCCCTCTCCGAGGCCCTCGACGCCGTCACCACCCGTGGCGATCTCCTGCTAGCCGTGACGGCGGATCATTCGACGCCCTGCGAATCCCGTCTCATCCATTCCGGGGAACCGGTGCCTGTGGCCCTTGCCGGACAAGGGGTGCGCCGGGACGCGGTGGTCCGCTTCGATGAAATCAGCGCCGCAGCCGGCTGCCTCGGTTTTCTGCGCGGCGGCGAACTCCTGCTCACCCTTCTCAACTACGCCGACCGATCGGCCCTCGTGAGCCACTGCCTCGGGCCGGCCAGGCGGCCCTTTTTCCCGACGGACTACGCCCCGTTCGACATCGGGAATCCTCCGGCTGCAGACTGA